The proteins below are encoded in one region of Methanofollis aquaemaris:
- the cobS gene encoding adenosylcobinamide-GDP ribazoletransferase has protein sequence MALDALRALFQFCTILPFGRPADFDAFARHTWLYPLAGYIIGGIAAGIALLLSGHPGLAAAAAVAAAIIVSGANHFDGLLDLGDGLMAHGSREKRITALTDRQIGAGGVACGLLTTLIAVEGLSAAWSIPFVILTAEVCAKLAMAWITALGAPFHEGIHAYLHGFAKKRFVIYALVPVLPLFLLPLGPALIGRALLVTAIVVALLVSLATRLFGGVNGDVAGASNEITRAAVALALAL, from the coding sequence ATGGCTCTCGACGCTCTCAGGGCACTCTTTCAGTTCTGCACCATCCTCCCCTTCGGACGACCTGCAGACTTCGACGCCTTTGCCAGGCACACCTGGCTCTACCCCCTCGCGGGATACATAATCGGTGGGATCGCAGCAGGCATCGCTCTCCTCCTTTCCGGTCATCCCGGCCTTGCCGCGGCCGCCGCCGTCGCCGCCGCGATCATCGTCTCGGGCGCCAACCACTTCGACGGCCTCCTCGACCTCGGCGACGGACTGATGGCCCACGGGAGCAGAGAGAAGCGGATCACCGCACTCACCGACCGGCAGATCGGCGCGGGGGGTGTGGCGTGCGGACTCCTCACCACCCTCATAGCGGTCGAAGGCCTCTCCGCGGCCTGGTCGATCCCCTTCGTCATCCTCACCGCGGAGGTCTGCGCAAAACTCGCGATGGCCTGGATCACCGCCCTCGGCGCCCCCTTCCACGAAGGGATCCATGCCTACCTCCATGGTTTTGCGAAGAAGCGCTTTGTCATCTACGCCCTCGTCCCGGTCCTCCCGCTCTTCCTTCTTCCCCTCGGTCCGGCCCTCATCGGCAGGGCGCTGCTGGTGACCGCCATCGTCGTGGCCCTCCTCGTCAGTCTTGCCACCCGTCTCTTTGGTGGGGTGAACGGGGACGTCGCAGGCGCTTCAAACGAGATCACGCGTGCGGCTGTCGCCCTGGCCCTCGCTCTCTAA
- a CDS encoding flippase activity-associated protein Agl23, translated as MNGGPTLGSARKIYQFLSFERIFFLILILAAVLRFAFLDLKLFHHDEAIHAWFSYQLLTEGTYLYDPSYHGPLLYYVTSGMFALFGDSDLVGRVIPALLGTLIVALVWPLHRLGYLDRRQTLVVAFFLAISPELVYFSRFLRNDIFILFLTFVLLLALLLYFEKGQLRWAALAGLATGLGLACKENMPIVLGIFGLYILYLLWTRKIVLPARWKRDLIVGILVLAGVIVLFYSSFGAHPERVLTWVPDAISHWWAMHEQQRIGGPFFFYIILFLLYELPIFALAVVGVGQFIHAGKAKEEGDRMYHLVRTSLQQAGLSVPKIRTFDKKEEFFRFCIVWMVLSLAAYAYIGEKVPWLIIHQLLPMVFVASYAMTKKKALIALASVLFLAPVLWHVAFVPADVNEPIVQVQNSEDMREVMTLIDNANATAIASDRYWPLPWYYRGDKADNLSYYSRKIDESTFRSGKFDVVITSDEDTYDSLPGFEKRPYNLNYWFSWYDNKDRIPAYYFKRDGKMGNMRLEVFVRNTSVI; from the coding sequence GTGAACGGCGGTCCGACTCTGGGATCTGCCAGGAAAATCTACCAATTTCTCTCTTTTGAGAGAATTTTTTTTCTTATTCTAATTCTTGCAGCCGTCCTGCGGTTTGCATTCCTCGACCTCAAACTCTTCCACCATGACGAGGCGATCCACGCCTGGTTCTCATATCAACTCCTGACCGAAGGGACCTATCTCTACGACCCTTCATACCATGGTCCGCTCCTGTATTATGTGACCTCAGGAATGTTCGCCCTCTTCGGCGACTCCGACCTGGTCGGAAGGGTGATACCCGCCCTCCTCGGCACCCTGATCGTCGCCCTGGTCTGGCCGCTGCACAGACTCGGCTACCTCGACCGGAGGCAGACGCTTGTTGTAGCGTTCTTCCTCGCGATCTCGCCCGAGTTGGTCTATTTCTCCCGTTTCCTCAGGAACGACATTTTCATTCTCTTCCTCACCTTCGTACTCCTTCTTGCCCTCCTCCTCTATTTCGAGAAAGGCCAACTCCGCTGGGCAGCCCTTGCCGGACTTGCAACCGGGCTCGGACTGGCATGCAAGGAGAACATGCCGATCGTCCTCGGGATCTTCGGGCTGTACATCCTTTACCTCCTCTGGACAAGGAAAATTGTCTTACCGGCGAGATGGAAGCGCGACCTCATCGTCGGCATCCTCGTCCTTGCTGGCGTCATCGTCCTCTTCTACTCCTCGTTCGGCGCTCATCCCGAGCGGGTGCTCACCTGGGTGCCTGACGCCATTTCCCATTGGTGGGCGATGCATGAGCAGCAGCGGATCGGCGGACCGTTCTTCTTCTACATCATTCTCTTCCTCCTGTATGAACTCCCGATATTCGCCCTCGCCGTCGTAGGGGTCGGCCAGTTCATCCATGCCGGGAAAGCAAAGGAAGAGGGAGACAGGATGTACCACCTGGTCAGAACCTCCCTTCAGCAGGCCGGACTTTCGGTTCCGAAGATACGGACCTTCGACAAAAAAGAGGAATTTTTCAGGTTCTGCATCGTCTGGATGGTCCTCTCCCTCGCGGCGTACGCCTATATTGGCGAGAAGGTACCCTGGCTGATCATTCACCAACTCCTCCCGATGGTCTTTGTCGCAAGTTATGCGATGACGAAGAAGAAGGCCCTCATCGCCCTTGCATCGGTGCTCTTCCTGGCGCCGGTCCTCTGGCATGTGGCCTTTGTCCCGGCCGACGTAAACGAACCGATCGTGCAGGTCCAGAACTCGGAGGATATGCGAGAGGTGATGACCCTCATCGACAACGCAAACGCCACCGCCATCGCTTCAGACCGCTACTGGCCATTGCCCTGGTACTACCGGGGTGATAAAGCCGATAACCTCAGTTATTATAGCAGAAAGATCGATGAAAGCACCTTCAGGTCTGGAAAGTTCGACGTGGTCATCACCTCCGACGAGGATACGTACGACTCCCTGCCGGGCTTCGAGAAACGGCCCTATAACCTCAACTACTGGTTCTCCTGGTACGACAACAAGGACCGGATCCCGGCGTATTACTTCAAGAGAGACGGGAAGATGGGGAACATGCGCCTCGAAGTCTTTGTCAGGAACACAAGCGTGATCTGA
- a CDS encoding DUF3344 domain-containing protein, protein MKLPQFSLIGCILCAAVLLLAAPVSAVYDFEGIPLHMTAQGEVRGDVLTFGTYGLAAPPMECTFSLPDKPIWARVYTGVWGGTERYTGWEELTVNNGVPVKRSLFGIDDRNKETYVSGYGVYWVAHDCTDQLHGGKNTVALTTSRGLPESRIDGRVYGVFVVAVVEDKDGPVTRYWIAEGNENLHGEGWAGTNPTRHNDCEISFEKASLLEGATADFTMLLLASTKGQPDYIRFNGEDLGVAPDDPSIYPDGARDIGNERCFDATGGAGTEARYIDVEKFDVSGLLKETNHIFFERGRDLDDDGTITTTGEKPEGEDYIHPCCAILAVRRPGADPAPDFSVDAPQVRGAYAGEEAVVQATARNHGARPEGMITVIFSVDGVPAETVTVEPDVSGVQEVTANLTMDEGRHTLSARVETGGDLDLSDNEASVSVRVGTIPDLAVKIGTPVRTGAGEPDAQHSPFPLIALVGGICAAALLARRPPGGKLVAVLIAGAVIAASCPLVIFPAAAAGYEDYTIPVTITNNGGSDAPPFALTVYLDGEKAAVKPIEEGLEAGATVEIALSHYTTPGKHRLRVVADEAGTIRDAERGNNAAEGDYVFP, encoded by the coding sequence ATGAAACTCCCCCAGTTCTCCCTGATCGGATGTATCCTCTGCGCGGCAGTACTCCTTCTTGCCGCCCCGGTATCGGCAGTGTACGATTTTGAAGGTATCCCTCTCCATATGACGGCCCAGGGCGAAGTCAGGGGGGACGTGCTCACCTTCGGCACCTATGGGCTTGCGGCCCCACCGATGGAATGCACCTTCTCTCTTCCTGATAAGCCAATCTGGGCGAGAGTCTATACAGGCGTCTGGGGGGGGACCGAGCGGTACACCGGGTGGGAAGAACTCACCGTCAACAACGGAGTCCCGGTCAAGAGATCCCTCTTCGGGATTGATGACCGGAATAAAGAGACCTATGTCTCGGGCTATGGTGTCTACTGGGTCGCGCACGACTGTACCGACCAGCTCCACGGCGGTAAGAACACCGTCGCCCTGACAACCAGCAGGGGTCTGCCTGAGAGCAGGATCGATGGGAGGGTCTATGGTGTCTTCGTCGTCGCCGTCGTGGAGGACAAGGACGGACCGGTCACCAGATACTGGATTGCCGAAGGAAACGAGAATCTCCATGGAGAAGGGTGGGCAGGGACAAACCCCACGCGACATAATGATTGTGAGATCTCGTTTGAGAAGGCAAGTCTGCTGGAAGGGGCCACTGCAGACTTCACCATGCTTCTGCTGGCCTCGACGAAAGGACAGCCCGATTATATCCGGTTCAACGGCGAAGACCTGGGTGTCGCCCCGGACGACCCTTCGATCTATCCTGATGGGGCGCGGGATATCGGCAACGAACGGTGTTTCGATGCCACGGGCGGTGCCGGGACCGAGGCGAGATACATCGATGTCGAGAAATTCGATGTCAGCGGTCTTCTGAAGGAGACGAACCATATCTTCTTCGAGCGCGGCAGGGATCTGGACGACGACGGGACGATCACCACCACCGGGGAAAAACCTGAGGGTGAAGATTACATCCATCCCTGCTGCGCCATCCTTGCTGTCAGAAGGCCGGGGGCCGACCCGGCCCCTGACTTTTCCGTGGATGCACCGCAGGTGAGGGGGGCCTATGCCGGTGAAGAGGCTGTGGTGCAGGCAACGGCGAGGAACCATGGGGCGCGGCCTGAAGGGATGATCACGGTGATCTTCTCGGTCGATGGAGTGCCTGCAGAGACAGTAACCGTGGAGCCGGATGTCTCGGGGGTTCAGGAAGTCACAGCGAATCTCACGATGGACGAAGGCCGGCACACACTCTCGGCACGGGTCGAGACCGGGGGAGACCTCGACCTGTCGGACAACGAGGCGTCGGTCTCGGTCAGGGTCGGGACGATCCCGGATCTTGCGGTGAAGATCGGCACCCCGGTCCGCACCGGAGCCGGAGAGCCTGATGCCCAACACTCGCCCTTCCCGCTCATCGCCCTGGTTGGAGGGATCTGTGCCGCGGCCCTCCTCGCCAGGCGGCCGCCGGGAGGAAAACTTGTCGCCGTGCTGATCGCAGGAGCGGTCATTGCGGCATCATGTCCATTGGTCATATTCCCGGCCGCCGCCGCAGGATATGAGGACTACACCATCCCGGTCACGATCACGAACAACGGTGGGAGCGATGCACCGCCTTTCGCCCTCACCGTCTATCTGGACGGGGAGAAGGCGGCGGTGAAGCCCATCGAGGAAGGACTGGAGGCCGGGGCAACGGTCGAGATCGCCCTGTCTCATTACACGACACCGGGAAAACATCGTTTGAGGGTGGTCGCGGACGAGGCCGGTACGATCAGGGATGCTGAGAGAGGAAACAACGCGGCGGAGGGCGACTATGTCTTCCCATAG
- the tuf gene encoding translation elongation factor EF-1 subunit alpha, with protein MATDKPHMNLAVIGHIDHGKSTTVGRLLFETGAVPAHIIETFRKEAEAKGKGSFEFAWVMDSLKEERERGITIDIAHKRFDTDKFYFTVVDCPGHRDFIKNMITGASQADAALLVVAAPDGVMEQTKEHVFLSRTLGINQLIVGVNKMDAVKFDEKRYNEVKEQLSQLLKMVGFKPDDVPFVPMSSFEGANIAAKSDKTPWYNGPTVLECLNALKEPEKPTTLPMRLPIQDVYTISGVGTVPVGRIETGIMRKGDKVAFMPANVNGEIKSIEMHHEEIPEAQPGDNVGFNVRGVGKGDIRRGDVCGPVEAPPTVVEEFTAQIVVLQHPSALTVGYTPVFHCHTAQVACMFTELLSKLDPRTGQVKEQNPTFLKAGDAAIVKIKPTRPMVLENVKEIPQLGRFAVRDMGSTIAAGMCIAVQAKQMR; from the coding sequence ATGGCAACTGATAAACCACACATGAACCTTGCTGTCATCGGACACATCGACCACGGTAAGTCCACCACCGTCGGGCGTCTTCTGTTCGAGACAGGTGCCGTACCTGCGCACATTATTGAGACCTTCAGAAAGGAAGCCGAAGCCAAAGGCAAGGGTTCCTTTGAGTTTGCATGGGTCATGGACAGCCTCAAAGAGGAGCGCGAGCGTGGTATCACCATCGATATCGCCCACAAGCGCTTCGACACCGACAAGTTCTACTTTACGGTTGTAGACTGTCCGGGCCACCGTGACTTCATCAAGAACATGATCACCGGTGCATCCCAGGCCGACGCAGCACTGCTCGTCGTCGCCGCACCTGACGGCGTCATGGAGCAGACCAAGGAGCACGTCTTCCTTTCCAGGACCCTCGGGATCAACCAGCTCATCGTCGGTGTCAACAAGATGGACGCCGTCAAGTTCGATGAGAAGCGGTACAACGAGGTCAAGGAACAGCTCTCACAGCTCCTCAAGATGGTCGGCTTCAAGCCCGACGACGTACCGTTCGTCCCGATGTCCTCCTTCGAGGGAGCAAACATCGCCGCTAAGTCCGACAAGACCCCGTGGTACAACGGCCCGACGGTCCTTGAGTGCCTCAACGCCCTGAAGGAGCCAGAGAAGCCGACCACCCTCCCGATGCGTCTCCCGATCCAGGACGTTTACACCATCTCCGGTGTCGGCACCGTGCCTGTCGGTCGTATCGAGACCGGTATCATGAGGAAGGGCGACAAGGTTGCCTTCATGCCTGCCAACGTCAATGGTGAAATCAAGTCCATCGAGATGCACCACGAGGAAATCCCCGAGGCTCAGCCTGGCGACAACGTCGGTTTCAACGTCCGTGGTGTCGGCAAGGGCGACATCCGCCGCGGCGATGTCTGTGGTCCGGTCGAAGCTCCGCCGACGGTCGTCGAGGAGTTCACCGCTCAGATCGTCGTGCTCCAGCACCCGAGCGCACTCACCGTCGGTTACACGCCGGTCTTCCACTGCCACACCGCACAGGTTGCCTGCATGTTCACCGAACTGCTCAGCAAGCTCGACCCCCGCACTGGCCAGGTCAAGGAGCAGAATCCGACCTTCCTTAAGGCCGGCGATGCAGCGATCGTCAAGATCAAACCGACCCGCCCGATGGTCCTTGAAAACGTCAAGGAGATCCCACAGCTCGGTCGTTTCGCGGTCCGTGATATGGGTTCCACCATCGCGGCTGGCATGTGCATTGCTGTCCAGGCCAAGCAGATGAGATAA
- the rpsJ gene encoding 30S ribosomal protein S10: MQKARIRLSGTDYDKVEMVCDRIKEIAERTGVNLAGPIPLPTKKLVVPIRKSPDGEGTATWDRWQMRVHKRLIDIDADERALRQLMRIQVPKDIGIEIVLES, translated from the coding sequence ATGCAGAAAGCCAGAATACGCCTTTCAGGGACTGATTACGACAAAGTTGAGATGGTCTGTGACAGGATCAAGGAAATTGCAGAGAGAACAGGCGTGAATCTGGCAGGGCCTATCCCCCTCCCCACCAAGAAACTGGTCGTTCCGATCAGAAAGAGCCCTGACGGAGAGGGTACTGCAACCTGGGATCGCTGGCAGATGCGGGTACACAAGCGGCTCATCGACATCGACGCCGACGAGCGTGCCCTCAGACAGCTGATGCGCATTCAGGTGCCAAAAGACATCGGCATCGAGATCGTACTCGAGAGCTGA
- a CDS encoding 4Fe-4S binding protein, whose protein sequence is MMRDRAIYKRGGVITERNPDFCAVRLRIPAGVLTAEKMAGIGEIAKKYADGEVHLTTRQTMEIPHVDPARLEEVAHDLQENGTPLGSEYDEVVNVIACPGTTGCKYSNIETYNLARRIDEKVFGREMPIRMRISLSGCPNACTSPVLNEVGIIGRIRPLRTEGMCTGCGTCAEYCKEAAIVIKNGISELIPEKCVQCGICIQSCPFDLLKSEYHHYLITVGGRRGRHPRPGRELITVESEDEVVMVVERVITWVYRKAWSGRHLADQLDEIDFEAFRKGLQEEFNGGT, encoded by the coding sequence ATGATGAGAGATCGGGCCATCTATAAACGGGGCGGCGTGATCACTGAACGCAACCCGGATTTCTGTGCAGTGCGGCTCAGGATCCCGGCAGGTGTCCTGACCGCCGAGAAGATGGCGGGCATCGGTGAGATCGCAAAGAAATACGCAGACGGCGAGGTCCACCTCACCACCCGTCAGACCATGGAGATCCCGCACGTCGACCCTGCCCGTCTGGAAGAGGTCGCCCACGACCTGCAGGAGAACGGAACCCCCCTGGGATCCGAATATGACGAGGTCGTCAATGTCATCGCCTGCCCAGGGACCACCGGGTGCAAGTATTCCAATATCGAGACCTATAACCTCGCAAGAAGGATCGACGAGAAGGTCTTTGGGCGCGAGATGCCGATCAGGATGCGGATCTCTCTTTCCGGCTGTCCGAACGCCTGCACGAGCCCGGTCCTCAACGAAGTCGGGATCATCGGCCGGATCCGCCCCCTCAGGACTGAGGGCATGTGTACTGGCTGCGGCACCTGTGCCGAGTACTGCAAGGAGGCAGCGATCGTCATCAAGAACGGGATCTCAGAACTGATCCCTGAAAAATGCGTTCAATGTGGGATCTGTATCCAGTCATGTCCCTTCGACCTCCTGAAGTCAGAGTATCACCACTACCTTATCACCGTCGGCGGGCGGCGCGGGCGGCACCCCAGGCCGGGCCGGGAACTCATCACAGTCGAGAGTGAGGATGAAGTTGTCATGGTCGTCGAGCGGGTGATCACCTGGGTCTACCGGAAGGCATGGAGCGGGCGGCACCTGGCCGACCAACTCGACGAAATTGATTTCGAGGCCTTCCGCAAGGGATTACAGGAAGAATTCAACGGCGGTACATAG
- a CDS encoding ABC transporter ATP-binding protein, whose amino-acid sequence MMDVIMQTRDLNKAYTEQVTALHDVNIALERGELVTLLGRSGSGKSTLLNILGGLDRPTGGEVLINGTHVDFDDRQALITLRREALGFVFQNFNLIPTLTARENVEYPLLFNYAGRGVREKRALALLEMVGLAERANHYPREMSGGEQQRVAIARSLVGNPTIVLADEPTGNLDSKTSDGIFELMRQVNRERETTFLIVTHERELGKRADRSIKLLDGRVV is encoded by the coding sequence ATGATGGATGTCATCATGCAGACGAGAGACCTGAACAAGGCGTACACCGAGCAGGTGACCGCACTCCACGATGTGAACATCGCCCTTGAGAGAGGGGAACTTGTCACCCTCCTCGGACGGAGCGGGAGCGGGAAGAGCACGCTCCTCAACATCCTCGGCGGGCTTGACCGGCCGACCGGGGGAGAGGTACTCATCAATGGGACGCATGTCGACTTCGACGATCGACAGGCGCTCATCACTCTCAGGAGGGAGGCGCTCGGATTTGTCTTCCAGAATTTCAATCTCATCCCGACCCTGACGGCCAGGGAGAATGTAGAGTATCCCCTTCTCTTCAACTATGCCGGGAGGGGGGTGAGAGAGAAACGGGCCCTGGCCCTCCTGGAGATGGTCGGGCTTGCGGAGAGAGCCAACCACTATCCGCGCGAGATGAGCGGGGGAGAACAGCAACGGGTGGCGATCGCCCGCTCCCTTGTGGGAAACCCGACGATCGTGCTTGCCGACGAACCGACCGGGAACCTGGACTCGAAGACGAGCGACGGGATCTTTGAGTTGATGCGCCAGGTGAACCGGGAGCGGGAGACGACGTTTCTGATCGTGACCCATGAGCGCGAACTCGGGAAGAGGGCCGACCGTTCCATCAAACTCCTCGACGGGAGGGTGGTGTGA
- a CDS encoding ABC transporter permease, whose amino-acid sequence MAKIFESLKISARQVARKRMRVLLTALGIAIGVAAVVGTVSLGEGIRYQAVEAIKEQSDLTLIEATADIRSGTLQLITPAKIDEIAAIPHLKGSSAIVREAYATKRQTYLGVMGVDPAEIGGVIKPRFFKGEPIDPGSRQAVLGHDLAETLQRYEGIRLGDSIPILIRQYDEDGMPVDVQVDFTLVGVLQERDDQFDQMMLIDRGVAQELRGGEASFDGVLIRVDHPEEVFGVVDGVKALGLTATGAFEQIESVNRLMDVVILLLAFFAGVSLIVGALMIMNTMITSIFERTREIGITMAIGASPRDVVRLILFECLYIGLIGGVLGDLLGIAFAGVINIFGKPFIIAQLGDTFATFADAEITLITPGLLVIGILIAIVLSEVSGFYPALKAARLNPVTAIRSGE is encoded by the coding sequence ATGGCAAAGATATTTGAGTCCCTGAAGATCTCGGCCAGGCAGGTCGCACGGAAACGGATGCGCGTCCTGCTCACCGCCCTCGGCATCGCCATCGGCGTGGCGGCGGTGGTCGGGACCGTCTCCCTGGGCGAAGGGATCAGGTACCAGGCGGTGGAGGCGATCAAGGAGCAGTCAGACCTGACCCTCATCGAGGCGACCGCGGATATCCGCAGCGGCACGCTTCAGTTGATCACCCCGGCGAAGATCGATGAGATCGCCGCAATACCTCATCTCAAGGGGTCATCGGCGATTGTCAGGGAGGCCTACGCAACAAAACGACAGACCTACCTGGGGGTGATGGGCGTCGACCCGGCAGAGATCGGGGGGGTGATCAAACCCAGGTTCTTCAAGGGAGAGCCGATTGATCCCGGCTCCAGACAGGCGGTCCTCGGCCATGACCTCGCCGAGACGCTCCAGCGCTACGAGGGTATCCGTCTCGGCGACTCGATCCCGATCCTGATCAGGCAGTACGACGAGGACGGTATGCCGGTGGACGTGCAGGTGGACTTCACCCTGGTCGGCGTGCTCCAGGAACGGGACGACCAGTTCGACCAGATGATGCTGATCGACCGGGGGGTCGCGCAGGAACTGCGCGGCGGCGAGGCGTCTTTCGACGGTGTCCTCATCAGGGTCGACCACCCCGAAGAGGTCTTCGGTGTGGTGGACGGGGTCAAGGCCCTCGGTCTCACCGCCACGGGAGCCTTCGAGCAGATCGAGTCGGTGAACCGCCTGATGGATGTGGTCATCCTGCTCCTTGCGTTCTTTGCCGGAGTATCCCTCATCGTGGGCGCCCTGATGATCATGAACACGATGATCACCTCGATCTTCGAGCGGACTAGGGAGATCGGGATCACGATGGCCATCGGGGCGTCGCCCAGGGATGTGGTCCGGCTCATCCTCTTTGAATGCCTGTATATCGGGCTGATCGGCGGGGTGCTCGGCGATCTCCTCGGAATTGCCTTTGCCGGCGTCATCAACATCTTTGGGAAACCCTTCATCATCGCCCAACTGGGTGACACCTTCGCCACCTTTGCGGACGCGGAGATCACCCTGATCACACCGGGGCTTCTTGTAATCGGGATTCTTATCGCCATTGTGTTGTCCGAGGTTTCCGGGTTCTATCCGGCGCTCAAGGCGGCAAGGCTCAATCCGGTGACGGCGATCAGGAGTGGAGAGTGA
- a CDS encoding DUF3344 domain-containing protein, translated as MSSHRSVLGVALLAVLLLVPAVSATYAGDRPLETAFHEEFSGGHLFTLGNSTYSGSLKPGDRYAVDFEIELPEGAAIRYQRLYVYWAWSKLDQKAIYPSVSITRTDTGELLNRTGRSVDSKGFVSKNDFFSGMDIFEMAALSPGKNSFTVVLENTAEDNRTFVVQGLALLAVYESPESPEVVCWVKEGADLLYSSYGITPPMATSRIEFEGTVERSDLSSAELLLVAPSGGYTRENIPEINRLFLNREGESSMPSFFESILSALFPGSNGREWVNIFDSDETRQVGIDRRDVLPYLRSENNFAAVRDEKDYLVLTNAVLWAEKR; from the coding sequence ATGTCTTCCCATAGATCGGTCCTCGGCGTTGCTCTCCTCGCCGTGCTCCTCCTTGTCCCCGCGGTCTCAGCCACCTATGCAGGCGACAGGCCGCTTGAGACGGCGTTTCATGAAGAATTCAGTGGCGGTCACCTCTTCACCCTCGGCAACAGCACCTACAGCGGATCTCTGAAGCCCGGAGATCGGTATGCCGTCGATTTTGAGATCGAACTCCCGGAGGGTGCGGCAATACGGTACCAGCGTCTCTATGTTTACTGGGCCTGGAGCAAACTCGACCAGAAGGCGATCTATCCCTCGGTCTCAATCACCCGCACCGACACCGGGGAACTCCTCAACAGGACAGGACGTTCTGTCGACTCCAAGGGATTCGTGAGCAAGAACGATTTTTTCTCGGGAATGGACATCTTCGAGATGGCCGCCCTCTCTCCAGGGAAGAACTCCTTCACCGTCGTCCTTGAGAATACGGCGGAGGACAACCGGACCTTTGTGGTCCAGGGGCTCGCTCTGCTCGCGGTCTACGAGAGTCCGGAGTCGCCTGAGGTTGTCTGCTGGGTGAAGGAGGGGGCCGATCTCCTGTACAGCAGTTATGGGATCACGCCTCCCATGGCGACGAGCAGGATCGAGTTCGAGGGGACGGTCGAGAGGTCTGATCTCTCTTCAGCCGAGCTCCTCCTCGTCGCTCCTTCGGGCGGTTATACCAGAGAGAACATCCCGGAGATAAATCGGCTCTTTTTGAACCGCGAGGGAGAGAGCAGCATGCCCTCGTTCTTTGAATCGATTCTCTCCGCTCTGTTTCCGGGTTCGAATGGACGGGAGTGGGTGAACATCTTCGACTCCGACGAGACGAGGCAGGTCGGGATCGACCGCCGGGATGTGCTGCCCTATCTTCGGTCTGAGAACAATTTTGCAGCTGTCAGGGACGAAAAAGACTATCTTGTCCTTACCAACGCCGTGTTGTGGGCTGAAAAGAGGTGA